A single region of the Musa acuminata AAA Group cultivar baxijiao chromosome BXJ1-11, Cavendish_Baxijiao_AAA, whole genome shotgun sequence genome encodes:
- the LOC135597082 gene encoding putative RNA methyltransferase At5g10620 isoform X2, whose translation MEVSRWSQCYAVFSQMKKNTSAPLLARKSKYSGQSIRAIPIRILTVGKRRSPGVQLLVEEYMEKLRYYCSVEDVHVKSNPKSSSNVKAQIDAEDMVIMQQIRHEDWVVVLDEHGLDVGSVQLADLLGDAGRTGSTRLAFCIGGPYGHGPQLRNRADVTIRLSSMVLNHQIALIVLLEQLYRSWTIIKGQKYHH comes from the exons ATGGAAGTCTCTCGGTGGAGCCAATGCTACGCCGTCTTCTCCCAGATGAAGAAGAACACCTCTGCTCCCTTGCTAG CCAGGAAATCCAAATACTCTGGCCAATCAATT AGAGCAATTCCGATTCGAATATTGACGGTGGGCAAGAGGAGGTCTCCAGGGGTGCAGCTTTTGGTCGAGGAGTACATGGAGAAGCTCAGGTACTATTGCAGCGTCGAGGATGTCCATGTAAAGTCTAATCCAAAAAGTAGCAG CAATGTGAAAGCTCAGATTGATGCAGAAGACATGGTCATTATGCAACAGATCAGACATGAAGATTGG GTTGTTGTGTTGGATGAGCATGGACTAGATGTCGGATCTGTGCAGTTAGCTGATTTATTGGGTGATGCAGGAAGAACA GGTTCAACAAGACTTGCCTTTTGCATTGGCGGCCCATATGGTCATGGACCACAGTTGCGGAATCGTGCCGATGTAACGATTCGATTATCTTCAATGGTGTTGAATCACCAGATTGCATTAATTGTGTTGTTGGAGCAACTTTATAG ATCATGGACAATCATCAAAGGCCAGAAGTACCATCATTAG
- the LOC135582389 gene encoding glycosyltransferase BC10-like has protein sequence MKVPQAWQLGNGNTHIIPGPSSRPTARSPRWIIILICLVCVSLIGVYAYPPRRFSACYFFSSSVCSPHNDWLPPIARELTDDEIASRVVIKDILSMPLIQPENPKIAFMFLTRGSLPFEKLWETFFLGHEGRYSIYVHASQEKPVHASPLFVGRGIRSTKVIWGKISMVEAEKRLLANALHNPDNQHFILLSDSCVPLHNFDYVYNYLLGTNVSFIDSFWDPGPHGNARYTEHMSPEIEEKDFRKGAQWFTMKRKHALIVMADNLYFTKFRLYCKPGFDGRNCYADEHYLPTLFNMIDPTGIANWSVTHVDWSEGKWHPKAYQAKEVTYELLKNITSIDENYHVTSDDKKVKMVSPCLWNGMKRPCYLFARKFLPETLDNLMQLFSIYRVI, from the exons aTGAAGGTACCACAGGCATGGCAGCTAGGCAATGGGAACACACACATTATACCAGGACCAAGCAGCAGACCAACCGCAAGGTCGCCTAGATGGATAATCATTTTGATATGCTTGGTATGTGTCTCCTTGATTGGGGTGTATGCATATCCACCTCGGCGGTTTTCAGCTTGCTACTTCTTTTCTTCAAGTGTTTGCAGCCCACATAACGATTGGCTGCCTCCTATAGCACGGGAACTTACCGATGATGAGATTGCTTCTCGTGTTGTCATTAAAGACATTCTTTCCATGCCATTAATTCAACCAGAGAATCCCAAAATTGCTTTCATGTTCTTGACTCGAGGTTCACTGCCATTCGAAAAACTCTGGGAGACATTCTTTCTG GGCCATGAAGGGAGATATTCCATCTATGTACATGCATCACAAGAGAAGCCAGTGCATGCGAGTCCTTTATTTGTTGGCCGAGGCATTCGGAGCACCAAG GTTATATGGGGTAAAATTTCTATGGTTGAGGCAGAAAAGAGGCTCCTGGCAAATGCACTCCATAACCCTGATAATCAACATTTTATTTTGCTTTCTGACAG TTGTGTTCCTCTTcataattttgattatgtttacaaCTATTTATTGGGAACAAATGTCAGCTTCATTGACAG CTTTTGGGATCCTGGTCCACATGGTAATGCCAGATATACAGAGCATATGTCGCCTGAGATTGAAGAGAAGGACTTCAGGAAGGGTGCACAG TGGTTCACAATGAAGCGAAAGCATGCTTTAATAGTTATGGCAGACAACCTTTATTTTACAAAGTTCAGGCTTTATTGCAAG CCAGGTTTTGATGGACGTAATTGTTATGCTGATGAACACTATCTGCCGACTCTGTTCAAT ATGATCGATCCCACTGGCATTGCAAACTGGTCGGTGACACACGTGGATTGGTCTGAAGGAAAGTGGCATCCAAAAGCATATCAGGCGAAGGAAGTGACATATGAACTCCTGAAGAACATAACT TCTATTGATGAGAATTATCATGTCACAAGTGATGATAAG AAAGTCAAGATGGTGTCGCCTTGTTTGTGGAATGGAATGAAGAGACCATGTTATTTGTTTGCCAGGAAATTTTTGCCTGAAACCCTTGACAATTTGATGCAGCTGTTCTCCATCTACAGAGTCATTTAA
- the LOC135597082 gene encoding putative RNA methyltransferase At5g10620 isoform X4 yields the protein MEVSRWSQCYAVFSQMKKNTSAPLLARKSKYSGQSIRAIPIRILTVGKRRSPGVQLLVEEYMEKLRYYCSVEDVHVKSNPKSSSNVKAQIDAEDMVIMQQIRHEDWVVVLDEHGLDVGSVQLADLLGDAGRTGSTRLAFCIGGPYGHGPQLRNRADVTIRLSSMVLNHQIALIVLLEQLYR from the exons ATGGAAGTCTCTCGGTGGAGCCAATGCTACGCCGTCTTCTCCCAGATGAAGAAGAACACCTCTGCTCCCTTGCTAG CCAGGAAATCCAAATACTCTGGCCAATCAATT AGAGCAATTCCGATTCGAATATTGACGGTGGGCAAGAGGAGGTCTCCAGGGGTGCAGCTTTTGGTCGAGGAGTACATGGAGAAGCTCAGGTACTATTGCAGCGTCGAGGATGTCCATGTAAAGTCTAATCCAAAAAGTAGCAG CAATGTGAAAGCTCAGATTGATGCAGAAGACATGGTCATTATGCAACAGATCAGACATGAAGATTGG GTTGTTGTGTTGGATGAGCATGGACTAGATGTCGGATCTGTGCAGTTAGCTGATTTATTGGGTGATGCAGGAAGAACA GGTTCAACAAGACTTGCCTTTTGCATTGGCGGCCCATATGGTCATGGACCACAGTTGCGGAATCGTGCCGATGTAACGATTCGATTATCTTCAATGGTGTTGAATCACCAGATTGCATTAATTGTGTTGTTGGAGCAACTTTATAG GTGA
- the LOC135597082 gene encoding putative RNA methyltransferase At5g10620 isoform X1, protein MEVSRWSQCYAVFSQMKKNTSAPLLARKSKYSGQSIRAIPIRILTVGKRRSPGVQLLVEEYMEKLRYYCSVEDVHVKSNPKSSSNVKAQIDAEDMVIMQQIRHEDWVVVLDEHGLDVGSVQLADLLGDAGRTGSTRLAFCIGGPYGHGPQLRNRADVTIRLSSMVLNHQIALIVLLEQLYRVSINRPVEAGFLIIQKKSCP, encoded by the exons ATGGAAGTCTCTCGGTGGAGCCAATGCTACGCCGTCTTCTCCCAGATGAAGAAGAACACCTCTGCTCCCTTGCTAG CCAGGAAATCCAAATACTCTGGCCAATCAATT AGAGCAATTCCGATTCGAATATTGACGGTGGGCAAGAGGAGGTCTCCAGGGGTGCAGCTTTTGGTCGAGGAGTACATGGAGAAGCTCAGGTACTATTGCAGCGTCGAGGATGTCCATGTAAAGTCTAATCCAAAAAGTAGCAG CAATGTGAAAGCTCAGATTGATGCAGAAGACATGGTCATTATGCAACAGATCAGACATGAAGATTGG GTTGTTGTGTTGGATGAGCATGGACTAGATGTCGGATCTGTGCAGTTAGCTGATTTATTGGGTGATGCAGGAAGAACA GGTTCAACAAGACTTGCCTTTTGCATTGGCGGCCCATATGGTCATGGACCACAGTTGCGGAATCGTGCCGATGTAACGATTCGATTATCTTCAATGGTGTTGAATCACCAGATTGCATTAATTGTGTTGTTGGAGCAACTTTATAG AGTGAGCATCAATCGACCTGTTGAAGCTGGCTTTTTAATTATCCAGAAAAAAAGCTGTCCATAA
- the LOC135597082 gene encoding putative RNA methyltransferase At5g10620 isoform X3 — MEVSRWSQCYAVFSQMKKNTSAPLLARKSKYSGQSIRAIPIRILTVGKRRSPGVQLLVEEYMEKLSNVKAQIDAEDMVIMQQIRHEDWVVVLDEHGLDVGSVQLADLLGDAGRTGSTRLAFCIGGPYGHGPQLRNRADVTIRLSSMVLNHQIALIVLLEQLYRVSINRPVEAGFLIIQKKSCP, encoded by the exons ATGGAAGTCTCTCGGTGGAGCCAATGCTACGCCGTCTTCTCCCAGATGAAGAAGAACACCTCTGCTCCCTTGCTAG CCAGGAAATCCAAATACTCTGGCCAATCAATT AGAGCAATTCCGATTCGAATATTGACGGTGGGCAAGAGGAGGTCTCCAGGGGTGCAGCTTTTGGTCGAGGAGTACATGGAGAAGCTCAG CAATGTGAAAGCTCAGATTGATGCAGAAGACATGGTCATTATGCAACAGATCAGACATGAAGATTGG GTTGTTGTGTTGGATGAGCATGGACTAGATGTCGGATCTGTGCAGTTAGCTGATTTATTGGGTGATGCAGGAAGAACA GGTTCAACAAGACTTGCCTTTTGCATTGGCGGCCCATATGGTCATGGACCACAGTTGCGGAATCGTGCCGATGTAACGATTCGATTATCTTCAATGGTGTTGAATCACCAGATTGCATTAATTGTGTTGTTGGAGCAACTTTATAG AGTGAGCATCAATCGACCTGTTGAAGCTGGCTTTTTAATTATCCAGAAAAAAAGCTGTCCATAA